One Kribbella sp. NBC_00662 genomic region harbors:
- a CDS encoding nucleoside deaminase — MTPEAEGFLRRAIALAAAAREAGDPPFGSLLVGADGTVLAEDRNTTISEGNISFHPELKLAVWAAQHLSPDDAAGTTMYTSCQPCGMCAGALARSGLGRVVYALSGEQLDGLKSTGGFPAVPQEGPALYDEARVPVDGYYV, encoded by the coding sequence GTGACACCTGAAGCAGAAGGATTCCTGCGCCGCGCGATCGCGCTGGCCGCGGCCGCGCGGGAGGCAGGCGACCCGCCGTTCGGCTCGCTGCTGGTGGGAGCGGACGGGACCGTGCTGGCCGAGGACCGCAACACGACGATCAGCGAAGGCAACATCAGCTTCCACCCAGAGCTGAAGCTCGCCGTGTGGGCCGCGCAGCACCTGTCGCCTGACGACGCGGCCGGCACGACGATGTACACCAGCTGCCAGCCGTGCGGGATGTGCGCCGGCGCGCTCGCCCGCTCCGGTCTGGGCCGGGTGGTCTACGCGCTGTCCGGAGAGCAGCTCGACGGGCTGAAGTCCACCGGCGGCTTCCCCGCCGTACCGCAGGAAGGACCTGCGCTGTACGACGAGGCGCGCGTGCCGGTGGACGGGTACTACGTCTAG
- a CDS encoding OsmC family protein produces the protein MSDSLRQVTFERVANSSYEVRNVRGGTIRVGSGGADTDFTPVELLLAAIGTCSAIDVDVVVSRRAEPTEFSAVVRGDKVRDAEEGNRMENLAVEFVVRFPEGEDGDKAREALPRAVKMSHDRLCTVSRTVELGAPVTTTVND, from the coding sequence ATGTCTGACTCTCTGCGCCAGGTGACCTTCGAGCGCGTGGCGAACAGCAGCTACGAGGTGCGCAACGTCCGCGGCGGCACGATCCGGGTCGGTTCCGGCGGCGCGGACACCGACTTCACCCCGGTCGAGCTGCTGCTGGCCGCGATCGGGACCTGCTCGGCGATCGACGTCGACGTGGTCGTCAGCCGCCGGGCCGAGCCGACCGAGTTCAGTGCGGTCGTGCGCGGCGACAAGGTCCGCGACGCCGAGGAGGGCAACCGGATGGAGAACCTCGCCGTCGAGTTCGTCGTGCGTTTCCCCGAGGGCGAGGACGGCGACAAGGCCCGCGAGGCGCTCCCGCGCGCGGTGAAGATGTCGCACGACCGGCTCTGCACGGTCAGCCGGACGGTCGAGCTCGGTGCGCCGGTCACCACGACCGTCAACGACTGA
- a CDS encoding helix-turn-helix transcriptional regulator: MRADRLVAVLLLMQARGRVTAADVAQELEISVATARRDLEALSTAGIPVYPQPGRNGGWQLVGGARTDLSGLTATEAQALFLLVGPAASIAPEAKAALRKLVRALPDTFREHAQAAAEAVVIDPARWGAHVKERPELVTSLQDAVVRRNRVRLVYSGRGHKTSERIVDPLGLVDKDDVWYLIARTDRGRRTFRIDRVVAAQATDETFERPDGFELSTAWADIVERMEERRSGLTATVVMDQRHVWVMQDRLGRNCTVDGTDGDRVRLKITAPTPLMIAQELAGWGGSIDVLDPPEVQAELARLGRELAHRYSGIE, from the coding sequence GTGCGCGCGGATCGATTGGTGGCGGTGTTGCTGCTCATGCAGGCCCGCGGCCGCGTGACCGCCGCCGACGTCGCGCAGGAGCTGGAGATCTCGGTCGCGACCGCACGCCGGGACCTCGAGGCGCTGTCGACGGCCGGCATCCCGGTTTATCCACAGCCCGGCCGCAACGGCGGCTGGCAACTGGTCGGCGGAGCGCGGACCGATCTGAGCGGGCTGACCGCGACGGAAGCTCAGGCCCTGTTCCTCCTGGTCGGTCCCGCGGCGTCGATCGCACCGGAGGCGAAGGCCGCCCTACGCAAACTGGTACGCGCGCTGCCCGACACCTTCCGCGAGCACGCCCAGGCCGCGGCCGAGGCAGTCGTGATCGACCCGGCGCGCTGGGGCGCCCACGTGAAGGAGCGCCCCGAGCTGGTCACCAGCCTGCAGGACGCCGTCGTACGCCGGAACCGGGTGCGCCTGGTCTACTCGGGCCGCGGGCACAAGACGTCGGAGCGCATCGTCGATCCGCTCGGACTCGTCGACAAGGACGACGTCTGGTACCTGATCGCGCGGACCGACCGGGGCCGGCGCACGTTCCGGATCGATCGCGTGGTGGCGGCTCAGGCGACGGACGAGACGTTCGAACGCCCGGACGGATTCGAGTTGTCGACGGCGTGGGCCGACATCGTCGAGCGGATGGAAGAACGCCGATCGGGGCTGACGGCAACTGTCGTGATGGACCAGCGGCACGTCTGGGTGATGCAGGACCGGCTCGGCCGCAACTGCACGGTCGACGGGACGGACGGCGACCGGGTCCGCCTGAAGATCACGGCGCCCACCCCCCTGATGATCGCTCAGGAGCTCGCCGGCTGGGGCGGGTCGATCGACGTACTCGACCCACCTGAGGTCCAAGCCGAGCTCGCGCGTCTCGGCCGCGAGCTCGCCCATCGCTACAGCGGGATCGAGTAG
- a CDS encoding LLM class flavin-dependent oxidoreductase — MELGVNVPNFGPETNPARLRDWARVIEGLGYDLLMVSDHVVITPDVAEQYPAPFYEPFTTLSWLAGITERVRLGTTVLIAPYRHPLLVARMAANLDQFSGGRLVLGIGVGWARQEFEALGAEHGRRGHDTDELLAELRRAWADTADYGVGNIPIWVGGASPAALRRTIRFGTAWHPLRQRIVQMRSGLDQLRTMAASLDQPVPGFAPRILLRLTDKPLPEGDRVAGQGSVEQVVEDLDVLRELGAQSVVLDPFEGDPAETAWQALATIREAWRRRDT; from the coding sequence GTGGAACTTGGAGTGAACGTGCCGAACTTCGGCCCGGAGACGAATCCGGCGCGCCTGCGGGACTGGGCGCGGGTCATCGAAGGGCTCGGATACGACCTGCTGATGGTGTCCGATCACGTCGTGATCACGCCCGACGTGGCCGAGCAGTACCCGGCGCCGTTCTACGAACCGTTCACCACGCTGAGCTGGCTGGCAGGCATCACCGAGCGGGTCCGGCTCGGGACGACAGTACTGATCGCGCCGTACCGGCATCCGTTGCTGGTGGCAAGGATGGCGGCGAACCTCGATCAGTTCAGCGGCGGCCGGTTGGTGCTCGGAATCGGCGTCGGCTGGGCGCGGCAGGAGTTCGAGGCTCTCGGCGCCGAGCACGGTCGGCGTGGACACGATACGGACGAGCTGCTGGCCGAGCTCCGGCGCGCGTGGGCGGACACCGCTGACTACGGCGTCGGCAACATCCCGATCTGGGTCGGCGGGGCGAGTCCGGCGGCCCTTCGCCGTACCATACGGTTTGGTACGGCGTGGCATCCGCTGCGGCAACGCATCGTCCAGATGCGCTCGGGACTTGATCAGCTGCGGACCATGGCGGCCTCACTCGACCAGCCTGTTCCCGGGTTCGCGCCGCGCATCTTGCTCCGGCTGACGGACAAGCCCCTGCCTGAGGGCGATCGTGTCGCAGGTCAAGGCTCGGTGGAGCAGGTGGTCGAGGATCTCGACGTACTGCGGGAGCTCGGCGCGCAGAGCGTCGTACTCGATCCGTTCGAAGGCGACCCTGCCGAGACAGCCTGGCAGGCGCTCGCGACCATCAGAGAGGCTTGGAGACGACGTGACACCTGA
- a CDS encoding Lrp/AsnC family transcriptional regulator, which yields MTETLDSTDWAILSELQEDARISLTELGRRVSLSASATTERVRRLESIGVITGYRAEVDLTKVGYPVLAVVRLKYPGNKHEPLHRLLAERREILECLRTTGDDCYTLKVAAASMPHLEELVNELTDFGSTTTNLVYSQTQRYRGPEKPVTESARG from the coding sequence GTGACCGAGACTCTCGATTCGACCGACTGGGCGATCCTCAGCGAGCTGCAGGAGGACGCCCGGATCTCGCTGACCGAGCTCGGCCGGCGGGTCAGCTTGAGCGCGTCGGCGACAACCGAGCGGGTGCGGCGTCTGGAGTCGATCGGTGTCATCACCGGCTATCGCGCCGAGGTCGATCTCACCAAGGTGGGCTATCCGGTGCTGGCCGTCGTCCGGCTGAAGTACCCGGGCAACAAACACGAGCCCCTGCACCGGTTGCTGGCCGAGCGGCGCGAGATCCTCGAATGCCTGCGCACGACCGGCGACGACTGCTACACGTTGAAGGTCGCGGCGGCGTCGATGCCGCATCTGGAGGAGCTCGTCAACGAGCTGACCGACTTCGGGAGTACGACGACCAACCTGGTCTACTCGCAGACGCAGCGGTACCGCGGACCGGAAAAGCCGGTGACCGAGTCGGCCCGGGGATGA
- a CDS encoding SDR family oxidoreductase translates to MRVVIAGGHGQIALRLTRLLSGDGHEVVGLVRNPDHEADIAAAGGQAAVLDLEQVDASAVAKVLAGADVAIFSAGAGPGSGNARKDTVDRGAAALFADAAQQAGVRRHIQVGSMGADTADSLTDDSTFTIYLKAKWAAEEDLRARDLDWTILRPGGLTDDPGTGKVRLADKTGNGRVSRDDVALVLAGLCDTPAAIGRTLELIAGETPVSEALNSL, encoded by the coding sequence ATGCGAGTCGTCATTGCAGGTGGACACGGACAGATCGCGCTGCGGCTGACGAGGCTGCTGAGCGGTGACGGACACGAGGTGGTCGGGCTGGTGCGTAACCCGGACCACGAGGCCGACATCGCGGCGGCCGGCGGACAGGCCGCCGTACTCGACCTCGAGCAGGTCGACGCGAGTGCCGTCGCCAAGGTGCTGGCCGGTGCGGACGTCGCGATCTTCTCGGCGGGTGCCGGTCCGGGCAGCGGGAACGCGCGCAAGGACACGGTCGACCGCGGTGCGGCGGCCCTGTTCGCGGACGCGGCCCAGCAGGCCGGTGTACGGCGGCACATCCAGGTCGGCTCGATGGGTGCGGACACCGCCGACTCGCTGACCGACGACTCGACCTTCACCATCTACCTGAAGGCGAAATGGGCGGCCGAGGAGGACCTGCGGGCCCGGGATCTGGACTGGACGATCCTGCGGCCGGGCGGCCTGACCGACGACCCCGGCACCGGGAAGGTCCGTCTCGCCGACAAGACCGGCAACGGACGGGTCAGCCGCGACGACGTCGCGCTGGTGCTGGCCGGCCTGTGCGACACCCCGGCCGCGATCGGCCGGACCCTGGAACTCATCGCCGGCGAGACCCCGGTGAGCGAGGCCCTCAACTCCCTCTGA
- a CDS encoding alpha/beta fold hydrolase, giving the protein MPTLEVPGAVIHHQLEGTGPLLLIAQSGEGDADRTVDLAAHLKDAYTVLTYDRRGLSRSRLEHPATIADHADDVHQLLAHLTDEPVAMLGCSLGAVIGLHVAAANDVPADLTTVTARIVAAAGTTTPRTVFDYQCAESLAKLPTRNYSSSRAATTAI; this is encoded by the coding sequence ATGCCAACCCTCGAAGTCCCGGGTGCTGTCATCCATCACCAACTGGAAGGCACCGGCCCGCTGCTGCTGATCGCCCAGAGCGGTGAAGGCGACGCTGATCGCACAGTCGACCTCGCCGCACACCTCAAAGACGCCTACACAGTCCTCACCTACGACCGACGCGGCCTGTCCCGGAGCCGGCTCGAACACCCGGCCACGATCGCCGACCACGCGGACGACGTACACCAACTCCTCGCGCACCTCACCGACGAGCCCGTGGCGATGCTCGGCTGCAGCCTCGGCGCAGTAATCGGCCTCCATGTCGCCGCCGCAAACGACGTCCCCGCCGACCTCACGACCGTCACCGCGCGCATCGTCGCAGCAGCGGGTACGACGACGCCGCGCACCGTCTTCGACTACCAGTGCGCCGAATCGCTCGCCAAACTGCCGACCAGGAACTACAGCTCTTCCCGGGCGGCCACAACGGCAATCTGA
- a CDS encoding MarR family transcriptional regulator — protein sequence MNGVELFLLGRALMKIGEDALPEPPGGAAKYAGSARMVLIVASDIAEHPESAVGEIAARTGLPQSQVSTAIARLKEAGSVITTTDPADRRRALVSQAPDVSDRLAQVRGTTIEPALAAALGTDDPARVAEVSHTLEQLAHDLLPNRSDG from the coding sequence GTGAACGGTGTGGAGCTCTTCCTGCTCGGGCGGGCGTTGATGAAGATCGGCGAGGATGCGCTGCCGGAGCCGCCGGGCGGCGCCGCGAAGTACGCCGGGAGCGCGCGGATGGTGCTGATCGTCGCGAGCGATATCGCCGAACACCCGGAGAGCGCGGTGGGGGAGATCGCCGCGCGGACCGGGCTGCCACAGAGCCAGGTGTCGACCGCGATCGCCCGGCTGAAGGAAGCCGGCTCGGTCATCACCACCACCGACCCCGCCGACCGCCGACGCGCCCTGGTCAGCCAGGCGCCCGACGTCTCGGACCGGCTGGCCCAGGTTCGCGGCACCACGATCGAGCCCGCCCTCGCCGCAGCCCTCGGCACCGACGACCCCGCCCGCGTCGCCGAGGTCTCACACACCCTCGAGCAACTCGCCCACGACCTGCTACCGAACCGCTCGGACGGCTAG
- a CDS encoding NAD(P)-dependent oxidoreductase, with protein sequence MRLLVTGATGLLGRQLLRSTDHQAEHEVVPAYHSERVPGGVQLDIRRRDQVRDVIRSVRPDGIIHTAYRQDDWATTALGAVNVALAADGARLVFVSTDAVFGPRKIAYREHEQPCPITPYGAAKAAAETTIQALASDAVIARTSLIVGSDGRSEEEQRVRRLAAGEPGAFYTGNIRCPVHVADLASALIELLMSDVNGITHVAGPEALSRLELGRLIAIRDGINPEALPSIPGEPSDIQLDCHRTQSILKTRIRPATEFLAVGTSAARQEVYHRGDRRQAGRDSS encoded by the coding sequence GTGAGGTTGCTCGTCACTGGGGCCACTGGTCTCCTGGGGCGACAACTCCTGCGCAGTACCGACCACCAGGCCGAGCATGAGGTCGTGCCGGCGTACCACTCGGAGCGGGTGCCGGGCGGGGTGCAGCTCGACATCCGTCGGCGGGACCAGGTGCGGGACGTGATCCGCAGCGTGCGTCCGGACGGGATCATTCACACCGCCTACCGGCAGGACGATTGGGCGACGACTGCGCTGGGGGCGGTCAATGTCGCCTTGGCCGCGGATGGTGCGCGGCTCGTGTTCGTGTCCACGGATGCGGTGTTCGGTCCGCGCAAGATCGCGTACCGCGAGCACGAGCAGCCGTGTCCGATCACGCCGTACGGCGCGGCGAAGGCTGCCGCCGAGACGACGATCCAGGCGCTCGCATCTGATGCGGTGATCGCGCGTACGTCGCTCATCGTCGGGTCGGACGGGCGCTCGGAGGAGGAGCAACGGGTACGACGGCTCGCGGCCGGCGAGCCGGGGGCGTTCTACACCGGCAACATCCGTTGCCCCGTCCACGTCGCCGACCTGGCATCGGCACTCATCGAGCTGCTCATGTCAGACGTCAACGGCATCACCCACGTCGCCGGCCCCGAGGCCCTGAGCCGCCTCGAACTCGGCCGGCTGATCGCGATCCGCGACGGAATCAATCCGGAGGCACTCCCCTCGATCCCGGGCGAACCATCGGACATCCAACTGGACTGCCACCGGACACAGTCGATTCTGAAAACCCGCATCCGCCCGGCCACCGAATTCCTGGCCGTCGGGACATCTGCAGCTCGACAGGAGGTGTACCACCGCGGCGACCGACGCCAGGCGGGCAGAGACTCGAGCTGA
- a CDS encoding toxin-antitoxin system, toxin component, whose protein sequence is MTTSPPQPPQNPYPGQPAGYGPPPQQFPQYTQPDQQQPQPGQQYPGRQGQQQGQQQYGQPYQQASQPGQYPGQYPGQQPQYGQSFPQQGAQQSFAPQGQLTCRFCGGYPAAEATVRGHQGMIVLMRFLKLQGPFCRTCGIASVRDMTSKSLWQGWWGVGSSIVNPITMLMNIGPMQKFKSLPEPQPGPGRPMNPGKPLFQRPAMLMLLLPIAVIALIVFANLNSTEAKANVGACVVNNGTSTNPDVKVVDCTSLEAEYKIVGKIDDSTDDTQCEQYNAEASYVSQDGSNKYTLCLVHVK, encoded by the coding sequence GTGACCACATCCCCTCCCCAGCCGCCGCAGAACCCGTACCCAGGTCAGCCGGCCGGCTACGGTCCGCCGCCGCAGCAGTTCCCGCAGTACACCCAGCCGGACCAACAGCAGCCGCAGCCGGGTCAGCAGTACCCCGGCCGGCAGGGCCAGCAGCAAGGTCAGCAGCAGTACGGCCAGCCCTACCAGCAGGCGTCGCAGCCAGGGCAGTACCCAGGCCAGTACCCGGGCCAGCAGCCGCAGTACGGCCAGTCGTTCCCGCAGCAGGGCGCCCAGCAGTCGTTCGCGCCGCAGGGCCAGCTGACCTGCCGGTTCTGTGGCGGCTACCCGGCGGCCGAGGCGACCGTGCGCGGTCACCAGGGCATGATCGTCCTGATGCGGTTCCTGAAGCTGCAGGGCCCGTTCTGCCGGACCTGTGGGATCGCGTCGGTCCGCGACATGACCTCGAAGAGCCTGTGGCAGGGCTGGTGGGGTGTCGGCTCGTCGATCGTCAACCCGATCACGATGCTGATGAACATCGGCCCGATGCAGAAGTTCAAGAGCCTGCCGGAGCCGCAGCCGGGCCCGGGCCGGCCGATGAACCCGGGCAAGCCGCTGTTCCAGCGGCCGGCGATGCTGATGCTGCTGCTGCCGATCGCGGTGATCGCCCTGATCGTCTTCGCCAACCTGAACTCGACCGAGGCGAAGGCGAACGTCGGCGCGTGCGTGGTGAACAACGGCACGTCGACCAACCCGGACGTGAAGGTCGTCGACTGCACGTCGTTGGAGGCGGAGTACAAGATCGTCGGGAAGATCGACGACTCCACCGACGACACCCAGTGCGAGCAGTACAACGCCGAGGCGTCCTACGTCTCCCAGGACGGCTCGAACAAGTACACGCTCTGCCTAGTCCACGTGAAATGA
- a CDS encoding helix-turn-helix transcriptional regulator codes for MAYDVSPTARTLMVLELIQNSPGITADQLGDKLGVSERAARRYVAILREADIPIESVRGPYGGYRVGRGLRLPPLMFSTTEALGLVMAVLEGPRGSADPVENALGKIIRVLPEQIARSTDAIRRVSARGPDPGARTPEPEITAALVSYSTECRQVRIHYRLHHGERPMDVDPWAVVVRRGRWYLLCWSHAKDSQRVLRVDKVTKVEPLTQDFTPPPDLDPLAAVEEHLALGWKYPIEVVIDAPRDDAAWWIPRSMGRLEPIDETHTRLLASTDEPDWYAAQLTAIRAPYRILGSPEIQAASQSLGQRLITASTLD; via the coding sequence ATGGCGTACGACGTGAGCCCGACAGCCCGGACCTTGATGGTCCTGGAGCTGATCCAGAACAGCCCTGGCATCACCGCCGACCAGCTCGGCGACAAGCTCGGCGTGTCCGAACGAGCGGCCCGCAGGTACGTCGCGATCCTGCGCGAGGCGGACATCCCGATCGAGTCGGTCCGCGGTCCGTACGGCGGCTACCGCGTCGGCCGCGGACTGCGCCTGCCGCCGCTGATGTTCAGCACGACCGAGGCCCTCGGTCTGGTGATGGCCGTCCTCGAAGGACCTCGCGGCAGCGCGGACCCGGTCGAGAACGCCCTCGGCAAGATCATCCGTGTGCTGCCGGAGCAGATCGCCCGGTCGACCGACGCGATTCGTCGGGTCAGCGCCCGCGGCCCCGATCCAGGCGCCCGTACGCCGGAGCCCGAGATCACGGCCGCCCTCGTGTCGTACAGCACCGAATGCCGCCAGGTCCGCATCCACTACCGCCTCCACCACGGCGAGCGGCCGATGGACGTCGACCCCTGGGCCGTCGTCGTACGCCGCGGCCGTTGGTACCTGCTGTGCTGGTCGCACGCCAAGGACTCCCAGCGCGTCCTCCGCGTGGACAAGGTCACCAAGGTCGAGCCCCTCACCCAGGACTTCACTCCACCACCCGACCTGGATCCGCTCGCCGCCGTCGAGGAGCACCTCGCGCTCGGCTGGAAGTACCCCATCGAGGTCGTGATCGATGCCCCCCGCGACGACGCCGCCTGGTGGATCCCGCGCTCGATGGGCCGCCTGGAGCCCATCGACGAAACCCACACCCGACTCCTGGCCAGCACCGACGAGCCCGACTGGTACGCCGCCCAACTAACCGCGATCCGAGCCCCCTACCGCATCCTCGGCAGCCCCGAAATCCAAGCCGCCTCCCAATCCCTCGGCCAACGCCTGATCACCGCAAGCACACTCGACTGA
- a CDS encoding N-acetyltransferase family protein, translated as MLTIGPLTSTDRDTWQELFAGYNEFYGRTMPDEFFDQAWTRFQQDSEIHALGARLDGQLVGIAHFLTHASTTAPDSCYLQDLFTAPEARGQGAARALIAAVTDWARERGCGRVYWSTQESNATARRLYDQVAENRGFILYSIPL; from the coding sequence ATGCTCACCATCGGCCCGCTGACCTCTACCGACCGTGATACCTGGCAGGAACTGTTCGCCGGTTACAACGAGTTCTACGGACGGACGATGCCGGACGAGTTCTTCGATCAGGCATGGACCAGGTTCCAGCAGGACTCGGAGATCCACGCGCTCGGCGCACGACTGGACGGGCAGCTCGTCGGGATCGCGCACTTCCTCACCCACGCGAGTACGACGGCCCCGGACTCCTGCTATCTGCAGGACCTGTTCACCGCCCCCGAGGCTCGCGGCCAAGGTGCGGCGCGGGCGCTGATCGCGGCAGTGACCGATTGGGCCCGTGAGCGCGGCTGCGGCCGGGTCTACTGGTCGACCCAGGAGAGCAACGCGACCGCGCGGCGGCTCTACGACCAGGTCGCCGAGAACCGCGGTTTCATCCTCTACTCGATCCCGCTGTAG